Within Lolium rigidum isolate FL_2022 chromosome 5, APGP_CSIRO_Lrig_0.1, whole genome shotgun sequence, the genomic segment TGAGCCAGGTGAGTAATAATTCCTGGAAATGCAGGTTATGACATTCAGAACTATAAATGAGAGAATCTGGTCACAACTTTTTACTAGACTAAACATTGACAGATTATACATAGTTAAACCCACTAAGTAATGGAAATAGAATCACTAAAAGACTGTTGTCACTGTAATTGTTTCTCCATATGGTTGCAAAATGCAAAGTATATTATTGGTAGGGATTTTCAAAAACAAATCAGCAAATCACTGTGCTTACTGTACAGTTTTCAAGTCAGTTAAATCCTTTCCACAATAGTTTTGATCAATTACTTAATTTAAAACATTAGTAATCAGAAACTGGAATACAGACATGTACTTAAAACATTATTACAAGCAGGAAGTGTGCACCGTGCATGTTCTTTCTGTAATATATTGTGGAACATAAACAAGTTCATCAAAAATAGGACTCACTTGAATGCACTCCTAACCATTGGTACCCATGTTGCACGTGAATAAGGCACAAGATTATCCCCAAAGAAGAGGAATCCCCCTCCTCTCATGCTGAGGCAGTGACCAACCACGTTCTTGGTAATTCCATGCTGCTTGAGCTGTGAAAGCAGACTAATTGATCCACTCCCAAGCCCAAGCACACCATCAGTGGGCGCCACCTCAGTGCTGCTCCCAACCTCCTGGTCATACCCAcaactgcacacacacacacacacacacaaagaaACATCAGGAAACAATTCAAGTGACCCACTTTGGAATGTTGTAACAGGTTCCAAGTAGCATACCCGAATGCAAGACTGGGGCGGACAACGGAGGCATTCGCAAGGCGGACTGCAAAACTGTCGTTGATGAGCACACCAAGGGATGAGGCTTGGTCGGCATACCTAATTTCATAGTCGCACTGCTGCTTCGGTGAGTCGCACTTGTGGTTCTTACTCAGGCCACCGTGCAGAGAGGCACACATCTGATCCACACATGGTACCAGCTTGTTCTTTGTTGGTCGGTAGAGAGGATGTGGCACCTACACCGAACATGCAAAGGATGAAAAAGAAAATCAAATCCTTGATCTCCAAGCGAATAAAGTTTGGCTTTCAACGTAGAAATAGTGAGTTATCGCTTCTCAGTTGACGTTCATAGGCATAAGATGATATTCTCACCCCTTGATTCTTATCGTCGACTTACAAATAGTTAGCAAAACGATAAACAAACAGCATGGTGACTGTAATGGGTAAACACCCAATCAGGACATGAGCAGACACTAAATATTGAAGTGGAAACCACAATAAAATTGGACAAATACAGCTAAACACCGGCTCTTAAACTGATGCCAATAATAGACTTGTGACCCCAAACTTAACTTACACAATCTTATTCGACCACTAAAGTAAACAGGGAATATACCGGATAAGCATGAAATTCATTTACTAGCATATTTCCCCCTGAATTCATTATATTCAATGCATAAAGGGAAGACCAGGCTCCAACTTTCTGGACCAAATTAGTACCACAAGGACCCCTGATTCCTAATAAAACGGCAAACTTTTGGACTCACTGCCTAGTATCAAGTCTATAGAAGCAAATCGGATTGGATAAATAAGCAAGGGACTGGTGCACGGAAATGGTACCTTGGAGCAGCTGACGCAGGGTGCGTCACACTGCAGCCAGGTGAGGTCGCTGCCGGTGTCGACGTCGAGGAAGTAGGGCTTGGGCGGGTTGCCAATGCTCATGGCCACGTAGTACAGCCTGCACAAGGGAAGCATCATCCAAGAAAATCAGGAACCAAATTTACATCAGAGCACAGCACCTTGTCTTGACCCATCAAGTCAAGGTCAATCGGTAACAGCGTCGTGTCGATTCATCAACACGGCTGATAGCCTGATAATGCGTACAAAAACGCGCACAGAGATCTACGGATGCCACTGGCGAGTGCGGCCAAATTCCGCAATCAGTTGATTGATCattcaggaaaaaaaaaaaggaatgggGGAGACGCGACCGATTGGTCCGGGAGGGAGGAGGCCGTACCCGTGGGGGTACACGTTGCCGTAGAGCTGGAAGACGGCGGAGGACGGCTCCGGCTCCCCGCGGCCGGGCCTGGCCGGCTTGTCCGCGCGCGCCGGCACGAGCGCCGCCAGCAGCAGGAGCAAGAAGAGGCCGGCCGGCGGGGCCCACCTGGCAGCCATGGGAAAGGGCGAGCTCGGCCTgagcaagaggaggaagaggacgcgtCTCTGTCCCTCAGATGGTTTGCCTTGTCCCCCGCCGTGGCTGGGCTCAGGGGAGGAAGAGGTTCTTGGGGAGGATGGGGATGGATGGCGAGAGGGAATGGTGTGGTGGTTTTTAtagggggagaagaagaagaagaagctgtgTATTGCGATGGAAGCTTCTGCAGAAAGTTCGTTTCTTTGCTTGGCTGCAGCAAGGAACAAAAAGGCTTGTTCCCCTCGGGGTTTTTGGCGACCTTTTGAGGGAAACCCTTTTCACCCAGGTCAAGTACTTCTATGCTGCCGTCTTTCTTTTGCTTGATTCGCTGCAGAAAGGTATTGCCTGCTTAATCCGCTTTGCATCGTTTTCTAGTGCTTGTAGAGAAATGATATGCTTTGCTTGTTCCAAGTTAAGCCGTCATATGCAACGAGGTGCACGTCGGCCGGAAGCAGGATAGTTTTATTATGTACTACAAAGGTATCTTTGGTTCAAGGAACAATGTTATTATTAgatgattttttgttttgttttggtctCTAGACTCCAACATCGTTCAAGCTTGGCATTTTGCTTTCACTATCATGATTGGTCTGTGTGTCAGCTCAAAGCGGTAGAACTGATGTGCTGGCCCAATCCGGAAAATTAAAATAGACCGATTCTCATAATTTTCTGAAGAAGAACAAATTGGACAATTAATTTCATAATACGAACAAAAGGGGAAATAAATATAATATTCCTTAGAGTATGCTCGCGTTTTGTTACTTTGTCATATACTATAATATGTTATTACAACTAGACTTAGGAGTAGAAAATTTGGGCATTTCCAAAATATCAGCACCAAAATGGTACCAAAACTTTGGGGAGAAGTTGGCAACACGAGAAAAATGTTGGGATTTTGAGAAACACTCAAGGGTCAAACTTTTGGAACCGAGGGACCAAAACTAAACCAAATGACTGAAGGGCCAATTATAATTTATTACATAATTTTATAGAGTTTACGATCATTTTTACATCATTGAATTTTCTTGTGATTCTATTGAGCTTGTTCTAGGTTCTTTGGATCGGTAAACTCAGAAGGAGAGCGCACTGCCCAATAATGCCTGCCTGAGGGCCCCGGGGCAAGGTTTCGCCGAAAACTGCGCCCCGGGGGAAAGGAACCCACCCAAAACTTGAAGTGGGCctatgttgacgtcagaaaccccctggcgggcagagacggtcaacacggtagagccgggaacaactagggctgcggctggccccggccctcgaagcgacggcccgcaaagcctccctggtcgcacgcgccgatgtttatcacaagggcgtgccacccgacctatacccggtcgtagaaggtgtggatgatgcctcgcttagtttcccgcagggcacacacgtaaacattaaatacgagcctcgatcggctctcgggttatctcgtgaatcggctcaaagagccgatccacccatgattcggacgaggtgtccgaatatatggtggtcccgcttgatcaaggtaaagctaatgagatctacgacgatttagggttttcaccgcataatcggatcgtcctactccaggttgggcctcgcggccacgcacggtgatcgtaagccgatcctaaacaaggcctaaaaaccaacacgaggttgatccccggaacatcctccttagggccaacgaacgacaccctacgtgccgccggatcctcccccctttgtaaggcctaactattgcgtatattaaactaatccttgtagaacaaggagcaatcgtaacggatcagatctactaaactatgatcaagcgggtgccgcccctacacctaagataggtgtaagggcggctagacatgcaagggttgcactacgaaagcatgtaacatgaagaacaatgctaaccctaacatgtctaagataactacgttgctcgccatcaaaaaggcttcgagacgagcaacgcatgaacaacgtgggcaagcttggccgcctagatcgcaagatgcgatctaggcagcatgatgcttaccggtagaaaccctcgagacgaaggggttggcgatgcgccgagatttgtttgtggttgaacgttggttgttgtttattccataaaccctagatacatatttatagtccaaatggactttctaatgtgggcgtgcaccaaccgtgcacgggtaaaactctaactcttaatctaagat encodes:
- the LOC124653670 gene encoding aspartic proteinase Asp1-like, whose protein sequence is MAARWAPPAGLFLLLLLAALVPARADKPARPGRGEPEPSSAVFQLYGNVYPHGLYYVAMSIGNPPKPYFLDVDTGSDLTWLQCDAPCVSCSKVPHPLYRPTKNKLVPCVDQMCASLHGGLSKNHKCDSPKQQCDYEIRYADQASSLGVLINDSFAVRLANASVVRPSLAFGCGYDQEVGSSTEVAPTDGVLGLGSGSISLLSQLKQHGITKNVVGHCLSMRGGGFLFFGDNLVPYSRATWVPMVRSAFKNYYSPGSASLYFGGQTLGVGPMEVVLDSGSSFTYFSAQPYQALVTALKGDLSKTLKEVSDPSLPLCWKGKKPFKSVLDVKKEFRSLVLSFSNGKKALMEIPPENYLIVTKYGNACLGILNGSEIGLKDLNIVGDITMQDQMIIYDNERGQIGWIRAPCDRIPNENTIHGFEEGYCRPQLPSIFGIQNEECADYYRSNKE